The following are from one region of the Spodoptera frugiperda isolate SF20-4 chromosome 20, AGI-APGP_CSIRO_Sfru_2.0, whole genome shotgun sequence genome:
- the LOC118262087 gene encoding endocuticle structural glycoprotein ABD-5, giving the protein MLFILCVVSTLLMQTIGASPAVDNQNRAQIIRYDIETANLPNSYRFHYDNTDGSSRTEEGAILNPGTKDAALDVAGAVRWYDAKGHLYQMTYKAGKRGYRTIIKKLS; this is encoded by the exons ATGCTGTTCATTCTG TGTGTGGTGTCTACGTTGCTGATGCAAACGATTGGGGCGAGTCCTGCAGTTGACAATCAAAACAGAGCTCAAATCATCCGATATGATATCGAAACAGCGAACCTGCCAAACTCCTATAGATttca TTACGACAACACTGATGGTTCATCTCGTACGGAAGAGGGCGCCATTTTGAACCCGGGCACCAAAGACGCTGCCTTGGACGTCGCAGGCGCCGTACGCTGGTACGACGCAAAGGGCCACCTCTACCAAATGACGTACAAAGCGGGGAAGAGAGGCTATAGAACAATTATCAAGAAACTATCATAA
- the LOC118261870 gene encoding endocuticle structural glycoprotein SgAbd-5-like, whose translation MIATKLFVFALFAGVLAADEKPVAEIITESTIVNPDGYSFDFKTSDGISRHEDASLITVGDKQGIAVKGSYSYLTPEGEEYQITFTADDKGYKPTLRVVPAQH comes from the exons ATGATTGCCACG aaACTCTTCGTATTCGCTCTCTTTGCCGGAGTATTGGCTGCGGACGAGAAACCTGTTGCTGAAATCATAACTGAAAGTACCATTGTTAATCCTGATGGATACAGTTTTGA TTTCAAAACCAGCGACGGCATATCCAGACACGAAGACGCCAGCCTGATCACAGTGGGAGACAAGCAAGGCATCGCAGTTAAAGGCTCCTACTCTTACCTGACTCCTGAAGGCGAAGAGTACCAGATCACCTTCACCGCTGACGACAAAGGCTACAAACCCACCCTTCGAGTTGTCCCTGCTCAGCACTAA
- the LOC118282374 gene encoding endocuticle structural glycoprotein ABD-5-like: MMKITLFALAALAVACAQETAEPAAAAAPAAPAAPAAAAGPAVEIVKQVEDVDVDKYNFEFETSDGTSRQETGEYKNDTEQQGLVVRGSYKYVAPDGQHIAVTYLADKNGYQPSENAADEANAPAAAAPQA; encoded by the exons ATGATGAAAATT ACGCTGTTCGCTCTGGCCGCCCTTGCGGTAGCCTGCGCTCAGGAGACGGCGGAACCCGCGGCCGCAGCAGCCCCCGCTGCCCCAGCAGCCCCCGCTGCAGCAGCAGGCCCCGCTGTAGAGATTGTCAAGCAAGTCGAGGATGTTGATGTTGACAAATACAACTTTGA GTTTGAGACTAGCGATGGAACTTCACGACAGGAGACTGGCGAGTACAAGAACGACACAGAACAGCAGGGTCTGGTCGTGAGGGGAAGCTACAAGTACGTCGCTCCCGACGGCCAGCACATCGCCGTCACCTACCTCGCTGACAAGAACGGCTACCAGCCCTCTGAAAATGCTGCTGACGAGGCCAACGCTCCCGCCGCTGCCGCTCCCCAAGCCTAA